Proteins encoded in a region of the Mycolicibacterium neoaurum genome:
- a CDS encoding HNH endonuclease signature motif containing protein, producing MIEHQFEGPGMVVADHLDAARGQLLAERTAVAAKVLAAGRFALARMAELGHGFDDLIVDDWELVAAELGAELGISRGRACTLITQGRDLLTRLPVFAQVFAGGGVDLRVLRVILHRCALITDPDITAVIDTQLAAAAPSWNPLSDERIAELIDWMIIEIDPVAVRRARETRRRRHLNVEPVGDGMVEIHGLVDAAKGAIFDQSVQALARTVCPHDPRTHAQRRADALDALALRATSIACLCGRQDCPAAGNEVPSGQFIVHVLAERDTVAAAGAERVAAAAGTTATEKQIRMAERRGASEDSVAPAKTPARALIPGYGPITVEQLADLLPAARIRPVPDATALGIEPGYHPSRGLADFVGCRDLTCRWPGCTMAVGHCDIDHTTPWPYGPTHPSNTKLYCRIHHLIKTFHCGPGGWNDTQHPDGTITLTAPNGRVYTTKPEGALFLPQFTVATADLGTIDIPPPTPGRERAAPTRSRTRAQNRAYRIAHERGHNRAHIDAHPPPF from the coding sequence GTGATCGAACACCAGTTCGAAGGACCGGGGATGGTGGTCGCTGACCACCTCGATGCCGCGCGCGGTCAGCTGCTCGCCGAACGCACCGCGGTGGCGGCGAAGGTGCTCGCGGCGGGCCGGTTCGCACTGGCCCGGATGGCCGAGTTGGGGCACGGGTTCGACGATCTGATCGTCGATGACTGGGAACTGGTCGCCGCCGAGCTCGGCGCGGAGTTGGGGATCAGCCGAGGCCGGGCCTGCACGCTGATCACCCAGGGCCGTGACCTGCTCACCCGGCTCCCGGTCTTCGCCCAGGTCTTCGCCGGGGGCGGGGTGGACCTGCGGGTACTGCGGGTCATCCTGCACCGGTGCGCGTTGATCACCGACCCCGACATCACGGCCGTCATCGACACCCAGCTCGCCGCGGCCGCACCCTCGTGGAACCCACTGTCGGATGAACGGATCGCCGAACTGATCGACTGGATGATCATCGAGATCGACCCCGTGGCGGTGCGTCGGGCCCGGGAAACCCGGCGGCGCCGTCACCTCAATGTCGAACCGGTCGGGGACGGGATGGTCGAAATCCACGGACTCGTCGACGCCGCCAAAGGGGCGATCTTCGACCAGAGTGTGCAGGCGTTGGCGCGCACCGTGTGCCCGCACGATCCACGCACCCACGCCCAACGCCGCGCCGACGCCCTCGACGCCCTGGCGCTGCGGGCCACCAGTATCGCGTGTCTGTGCGGACGCCAAGACTGCCCGGCAGCAGGCAACGAGGTGCCGAGCGGCCAGTTCATTGTTCACGTGCTCGCCGAGCGTGACACGGTGGCCGCCGCAGGAGCCGAACGCGTCGCAGCGGCAGCCGGCACCACGGCCACCGAGAAGCAGATCAGGATGGCCGAACGTCGCGGCGCGTCCGAGGATTCGGTTGCACCGGCGAAGACACCAGCTCGCGCGTTGATCCCCGGGTACGGGCCGATCACCGTCGAGCAACTGGCCGACCTACTACCTGCGGCCCGGATCCGACCCGTCCCCGACGCCACCGCCCTGGGTATCGAACCCGGCTATCACCCGTCGCGCGGGCTGGCTGATTTCGTCGGCTGCCGCGACCTGACGTGCCGCTGGCCCGGATGCACCATGGCGGTGGGGCACTGCGATATCGACCACACCACACCCTGGCCCTATGGTCCGACGCATCCGTCGAACACCAAGCTGTACTGCCGAATCCACCACCTGATCAAGACATTCCACTGCGGGCCCGGCGGCTGGAACGACACCCAGCACCCCGATGGCACCATCACCCTCACCGCCCCCAACGGGCGGGTCTACACCACCAAACCCGAGGGCGCACTGTTCCTCCCGCAGTTCACCGTGGCCACCGCCGACCTCGGCACCATCGATATCCCACCGCCGACGCCGGGCCGAGAACGGGCCGCCCCCACACGATCCCGCACCCGCGCCCAGAACCGGGCCTACCGAATAGCCCACGAACGCGGACACAACCGCGCCCACATCGACGCCCACCCACCACCCTTCTGA
- a CDS encoding alpha/beta hydrolase — MSTTLAGPDGTELVTEVTGSGPPVVFVHGSNGDLDSWADIADRLSGYQTIRYARRNHPPSGVGPAPNSFDAEAGDLQAVLESVGRAHVVGASYGATVALHAALADSSRITSLALFEPPVLLTGPHLGPVIDSYQRLFTTVRYADALELFLREAAQIPTDVLADGSTIPDDPVAAMSALADLEAMAGDDSRVDRWAAIDVPVLLMQGGQSWAPLPEGMEALAAALPAAHRVVWAEHSHFAMTTAPELMAAAVQEFLDGLA; from the coding sequence GTGAGCACCACACTGGCAGGACCGGATGGCACCGAACTCGTCACCGAGGTGACGGGGTCGGGGCCGCCGGTCGTCTTCGTCCACGGATCCAACGGCGATCTGGATTCGTGGGCCGATATCGCCGACCGCCTGAGCGGCTATCAAACGATCCGCTACGCCCGGCGCAACCATCCACCCAGCGGGGTGGGCCCGGCTCCGAACAGTTTCGACGCCGAGGCCGGAGATCTGCAGGCGGTACTCGAGTCCGTCGGCCGGGCTCACGTCGTCGGAGCGTCCTATGGGGCGACGGTGGCGTTGCATGCGGCACTGGCCGACAGCAGCCGCATCACCTCGCTGGCATTGTTCGAGCCGCCGGTGCTGCTGACGGGTCCGCATCTCGGGCCGGTGATCGACAGCTATCAAAGGCTTTTCACCACGGTGCGCTACGCCGATGCCCTGGAACTGTTCCTGCGTGAGGCCGCCCAGATCCCCACCGACGTACTGGCCGACGGGTCGACCATTCCGGATGATCCCGTCGCGGCGATGAGCGCGCTCGCCGATTTGGAGGCGATGGCCGGTGACGACTCACGCGTCGATCGCTGGGCGGCGATCGACGTTCCGGTGCTGCTGATGCAGGGCGGTCAGAGCTGGGCTCCGCTGCCCGAAGGGATGGAGGCGTTGGCCGCGGCCCTACCTGCCGCGCATCGCGTGGTGTGGGCCGAGCATTCGCATTTCGCCATGACGACCGCGCCAGAATTGATGGCCGCGGCGGTGCAGGAGTTCCTGGACGGGTTGGCGTAG
- a CDS encoding ABC transporter permease, with amino-acid sequence MTIVDAAAQSKTMARAWGDLRGGFGKRELWLHLGWQDIKQRYRRSVLGPFWITIATGTMALALGGLYSKLFNLELSEHLPYVTLGLIIWNLINAAIIEGADVFVANEGLIKQLPTPLSVHVYRLVWRQVLLFAHNIIIFVIIAIIFPQPWKWTDLTFIPALFLIVLNCVWVAIVFGILATRYRDISPLLFSLAQLLFYMTPIIWNDETLRRQGAGGWAKIIEFNPLLHYVDIVRAPLLGADQELRHWIVVLVCTAVGWLCAAFAMRQYRARVPYWV; translated from the coding sequence ATGACGATCGTCGACGCGGCGGCCCAGTCCAAGACGATGGCGCGCGCCTGGGGTGATCTGCGGGGCGGGTTCGGCAAGCGCGAACTGTGGCTGCATCTCGGGTGGCAGGACATCAAGCAGCGCTATCGGCGTTCGGTGCTCGGCCCGTTCTGGATCACCATCGCCACCGGGACCATGGCGCTGGCCCTCGGCGGCCTGTACTCCAAGCTGTTCAATCTCGAACTGTCCGAGCACCTGCCGTATGTGACTCTCGGCCTGATCATCTGGAACCTGATCAATGCGGCGATCATCGAGGGTGCCGACGTGTTCGTCGCCAACGAGGGTCTGATCAAACAGCTTCCGACGCCACTGAGTGTGCACGTCTACCGGTTGGTGTGGCGCCAGGTGCTGTTGTTCGCGCACAACATCATCATCTTCGTGATCATCGCGATCATCTTCCCGCAACCGTGGAAGTGGACCGACCTGACGTTCATTCCCGCGCTGTTCCTGATTGTGCTGAACTGCGTCTGGGTGGCAATCGTTTTCGGCATCCTGGCCACCCGGTATCGCGATATCAGCCCGTTGCTCTTCAGCCTCGCGCAGCTGCTGTTCTACATGACCCCCATCATCTGGAACGACGAGACGCTGCGCAGGCAGGGTGCCGGCGGCTGGGCGAAGATCATCGAGTTCAATCCGTTGCTGCACTATGTCGACATCGTCCGCGCACCGCTGCTCGGCGCCGATCAGGAGCTGCGGCATTGGATCGTCGTGCTGGTGTGTACGGCGGTCGGTTGGCTCTGTGCGGCGTTCGCAATGCGCCAGTACCGCGCGCGTGTGCCGTACTGGGTGTAG
- a CDS encoding glycosyltransferase family 2 protein, with translation MADAATQQRVVAVIVTHRRVEALTVSLAAVSGQRRRPDHLIVVDNDNDQAVAELVAAQPIPTTYLGSRRNLGGAGGFALGMLHALALGADWVWLADDDGRPADDSVLATLLGCAEKHALAAVSPMVCDLADPSRLAFPLRRGVAWRRHVSELKVDASDDLLPGIASLFNGALFAATTLESVGVPDLRLFIRGDETDVHRRLVLSGLPFGTCLDASYLHPDGADEFKPILGGRMHTQYPDDAVKRYFTYRNRGYLQAQRGLRRLILQEWVRFGWFFLVTRRDPAGLREWLRLRKLGRHEKFSRYQAEAERRGA, from the coding sequence ATGGCTGACGCCGCGACCCAGCAGCGTGTTGTCGCGGTCATCGTCACCCACCGCCGTGTCGAGGCTCTCACCGTGTCGCTGGCCGCGGTATCCGGCCAGCGCCGCAGGCCCGACCATCTGATCGTCGTCGACAACGACAACGATCAGGCGGTCGCCGAGCTGGTGGCCGCCCAACCGATACCGACGACATATCTCGGCTCCCGCCGAAACCTGGGCGGCGCGGGTGGTTTCGCGCTCGGCATGTTGCATGCGTTGGCACTCGGCGCGGACTGGGTCTGGCTGGCCGATGATGACGGCCGGCCCGCCGACGACTCCGTCCTGGCGACGTTGCTCGGCTGTGCCGAGAAGCACGCGCTGGCCGCGGTATCGCCGATGGTCTGCGATCTCGCAGATCCTTCTCGGCTGGCCTTCCCGCTGCGCCGGGGCGTGGCATGGCGCAGGCATGTCTCGGAGCTGAAGGTCGACGCATCGGACGACCTGCTGCCGGGCATCGCTTCGCTGTTCAACGGAGCGCTGTTCGCCGCGACCACACTGGAATCGGTCGGGGTCCCCGATCTTCGACTGTTCATCCGCGGCGACGAGACCGATGTGCACCGCCGACTGGTGTTGTCCGGTCTGCCGTTCGGCACCTGTTTGGACGCGTCGTATCTGCATCCGGACGGCGCCGACGAATTCAAGCCGATCCTGGGCGGTCGCATGCACACGCAGTATCCCGACGATGCCGTGAAGCGATACTTCACCTACCGCAACCGCGGTTATCTGCAGGCGCAGCGCGGATTACGCAGACTGATACTCCAGGAATGGGTGCGTTTCGGGTGGTTCTTCCTGGTGACCCGACGCGACCCGGCGGGTCTGCGGGAGTGGCTGCGTTTGCGCAAATTGGGCAGGCACGAAAAGTTTTCGAGATATCAGGCTGAGGCGGAGAGGCGGGGCGCATGA
- a CDS encoding ABC transporter ATP-binding protein, whose protein sequence is MTDSPYISTQNAWVEFPIFDAKSRSLKKAFLGKAGGTIGRNDANVVVIEALRDITMSLQMGDRVGLVGHNGAGKSTLLRLLSGIYEPTRGSATVRGRVAPVFDLGVGMDPEISGFENIIIRGLFLGQTRKQMLAKVDEIADFTELGDYLSMPLRTYSTGMRVRLAMGVVTSIDPEILLLDEGIGAVDAEFMKKARTRLQSLVARSGILVFASHSNEFLAQLCKTAMWVDHGTIRMTGGIEEVVGAYEGPDAARHVREVLDENERHG, encoded by the coding sequence GTGACCGACAGTCCTTACATCTCCACCCAGAACGCGTGGGTGGAGTTCCCGATCTTCGATGCCAAATCGCGGTCCTTGAAGAAGGCCTTCCTCGGCAAGGCCGGCGGCACCATCGGCCGCAATGACGCCAATGTCGTGGTCATCGAGGCGCTGCGCGATATCACCATGTCCCTGCAGATGGGTGACCGCGTCGGCCTCGTCGGGCACAACGGTGCCGGGAAGTCGACGCTGTTGCGGTTGCTGTCGGGCATCTACGAACCCACCCGCGGATCGGCGACGGTGCGCGGCCGGGTGGCCCCGGTGTTCGATCTCGGCGTCGGCATGGATCCCGAGATCTCCGGATTCGAGAACATCATCATCCGCGGCCTGTTCCTCGGCCAGACCCGCAAGCAGATGCTGGCCAAGGTCGACGAGATCGCCGACTTCACCGAGCTCGGCGACTACCTGTCCATGCCGCTGCGCACCTACTCCACCGGTATGCGGGTGCGGCTGGCGATGGGCGTGGTCACCAGCATCGACCCGGAGATCCTGCTGCTCGACGAGGGGATCGGCGCGGTCGACGCGGAGTTCATGAAGAAGGCCCGCACCCGGCTGCAGAGCCTGGTCGCGCGGTCCGGAATCCTGGTGTTCGCCAGCCACTCCAACGAGTTCCTCGCCCAGCTGTGCAAGACGGCGATGTGGGTCGATCACGGCACCATCCGGATGACCGGCGGTATCGAGGAGGTCGTCGGCGCCTACGAGGGCCCCGATGCGGCCCGGCACGTGCGTGAGGTGCTCGATGAGAACGAACGACATGGCTGA
- a CDS encoding bacterial proteasome activator family protein produces the protein MTIHSGDDDNVEILTGDDAPSGADEDKALTDLIEQPAKVMRIGTMIKQLLEEVRAAPLDEASRSKLAQIHSSSIRELEEGLAPELREELERLTLPFSDDSVPSDAELRIAQAQLVGWLEGLFHGIQTALFAQQMAARAQLEQMRQLPPGMAPQGQRGPTHPGTGQYL, from the coding sequence ATGACGATCCACTCCGGCGATGACGACAACGTCGAGATCCTCACCGGCGACGATGCCCCGTCGGGCGCGGACGAGGACAAGGCTTTGACCGACCTGATCGAGCAACCGGCCAAGGTCATGCGCATCGGCACCATGATCAAGCAGCTACTCGAAGAGGTGCGGGCGGCTCCGCTGGACGAGGCCAGCCGCAGCAAGCTGGCACAGATCCACAGCAGCAGCATCCGCGAGCTCGAGGAGGGCTTGGCGCCGGAGTTGCGCGAAGAACTCGAGCGCCTGACGCTGCCTTTCAGTGACGACTCGGTGCCCTCCGATGCCGAGCTGCGCATCGCCCAGGCCCAGCTGGTCGGCTGGCTGGAAGGCCTTTTCCACGGGATCCAGACCGCGCTGTTCGCCCAGCAGATGGCCGCCCGCGCGCAGCTGGAGCAGATGCGTCAGCTGCCGCCGGGAATGGCGCCCCAGGGCCAGCGCGGGCCGACCCACCCGGGCACCGGGCAGTACCTGTAG
- a CDS encoding cysteine desulfurase-like protein, with protein sequence MVYDVARVRGLHPSLGDGWVHLDAQNGMLLPDSVATTVSTAFRGSKPIASGPHPSARRSATVLAAARQAIADFVGADPDGVVLGADRAVLLTTLADAASVKVGLGYEIVLSRLDDEANIAPWLRAANRYGAKVKWAEVDIETGELPTYQWESLITAPTKLVALTSASATLGTVTDLTPVTKLVHENSGLVIVDHSAAAPYRLIDIDDIDADVVALNAVAWGGPPIGALVFRDPAVIDQFSSVSLDPDATGPARLETGTHQFGLLGGVVASIEYLANLDEGATGSRRERLAVSLESSAAYLDRLFGYLLSSLRSLPLVMVLGNPVERIPVLSLAVDGVPAERVMQRLADNGVLVSRSKHSRVLEAFGVNDIGGAISVGLSHYTTAAEVDQLVRVLASLG encoded by the coding sequence ATGGTGTATGACGTTGCCCGGGTGCGGGGGTTGCACCCGTCGTTGGGCGACGGCTGGGTACATCTGGACGCCCAGAACGGGATGCTGCTACCGGATTCGGTGGCCACCACCGTGTCGACGGCTTTCAGAGGCTCCAAGCCCATCGCCAGCGGTCCGCACCCGTCGGCGCGTCGCAGCGCGACGGTCCTGGCCGCCGCCCGGCAGGCCATCGCCGATTTCGTCGGTGCCGATCCGGACGGTGTGGTGCTCGGTGCTGACCGGGCCGTCCTGCTGACAACCCTGGCCGATGCCGCATCGGTGAAGGTGGGGCTGGGCTACGAGATCGTGCTTTCCCGGCTGGACGACGAGGCCAACATCGCGCCGTGGCTGCGTGCGGCCAACCGGTACGGCGCCAAGGTCAAATGGGCCGAGGTCGACATCGAAACCGGTGAGCTGCCCACCTATCAGTGGGAGAGCCTGATCACCGCGCCGACCAAACTGGTCGCGCTCACCTCGGCATCGGCGACGCTGGGAACCGTCACCGATCTGACTCCGGTCACCAAGCTCGTCCACGAGAACAGTGGACTCGTCATCGTCGACCATTCGGCGGCCGCGCCCTACCGGCTCATCGATATCGACGACATCGATGCCGATGTGGTGGCGCTCAATGCCGTCGCCTGGGGTGGCCCGCCGATCGGTGCGCTGGTCTTCCGCGACCCGGCCGTCATCGACCAGTTCAGCTCCGTATCGCTGGATCCGGATGCCACCGGGCCCGCCCGGTTGGAGACCGGAACTCATCAGTTCGGGCTGCTCGGCGGTGTGGTCGCCAGCATCGAGTACCTGGCGAATCTGGACGAGGGTGCCACCGGCTCGCGCCGGGAACGCCTGGCGGTCTCGCTGGAATCATCGGCCGCCTACCTGGACCGCTTGTTCGGCTACCTGTTGTCCTCGCTGCGGTCTCTGCCGCTGGTAATGGTGCTCGGCAATCCGGTCGAGCGGATCCCGGTGCTCAGCCTGGCCGTCGACGGGGTGCCCGCCGAGCGAGTGATGCAGCGGCTGGCCGATAACGGCGTGCTGGTGAGCAGGAGCAAGCACTCGCGGGTTCTGGAGGCGTTCGGCGTCAACGACATCGGCGGTGCGATCAGTGTCGGTCTGTCGCACTACACGACCGCCGCCGAGGTCGACCAGTTGGTTCGGGTGCTCGCCTCGCTCGGCTAA
- a CDS encoding NAD(P)H-quinone oxidoreductase yields the protein MKAVSVVSPERMTWQEVPDVAAQAGEVVIRVAAAGVNRADLLQAAGNYPPPPGASDILGLEVSGTITELGDAVRGWTIGQPVCALLAGGGYAEYVAVPAAQLLPVPDGIGLHEAAALPEVACTVWSNLMMTAHLNPGALLLMHGGGSGIGTHAIQVARELGARVAVTAGSAEKLALCTELGAEIAINYRDEDFVERVSAAGGADVIFDIMGAKYLDRNIDALAPGGRLVIIGMQGGIKAELNIAKLLGKRAGVLATALRSRPVDGPEGKGAIVAQVTENVWPMIAAGRVRPLIGAELPVQDAAKAHALLSSGDVAGKVLLKVSDNS from the coding sequence ATGAAGGCTGTTTCAGTTGTTTCACCCGAACGTATGACATGGCAAGAAGTTCCTGATGTCGCAGCTCAAGCGGGTGAAGTGGTGATCCGCGTGGCCGCGGCCGGAGTCAACAGGGCCGACCTGCTGCAAGCCGCGGGCAACTACCCGCCACCACCGGGTGCCAGCGACATCCTCGGCCTGGAAGTCTCCGGCACGATCACCGAACTCGGCGACGCGGTACGCGGGTGGACCATCGGTCAGCCGGTATGCGCTTTGCTGGCGGGTGGCGGATATGCCGAGTACGTAGCGGTGCCCGCCGCACAATTGCTGCCGGTGCCCGACGGTATCGGTTTGCACGAGGCAGCCGCCCTGCCCGAGGTCGCCTGCACGGTGTGGTCCAACCTGATGATGACCGCACACCTGAACCCGGGTGCACTGCTGCTGATGCACGGCGGAGGCAGTGGCATCGGCACCCACGCCATCCAGGTCGCACGGGAACTCGGCGCGCGGGTGGCCGTGACGGCCGGCTCGGCCGAGAAGTTGGCACTGTGCACCGAACTGGGCGCCGAAATCGCGATCAACTACCGCGACGAGGACTTCGTCGAGCGGGTGTCCGCGGCGGGTGGCGCAGACGTCATCTTCGACATCATGGGCGCCAAGTACCTGGACCGGAACATCGACGCGCTGGCGCCCGGTGGACGGCTGGTCATCATCGGGATGCAGGGCGGCATCAAGGCCGAACTGAACATCGCCAAGTTGCTCGGCAAGCGCGCCGGTGTTCTGGCCACTGCGCTGCGTTCCCGTCCCGTGGATGGCCCGGAGGGAAAGGGCGCGATCGTCGCGCAGGTCACCGAGAACGTCTGGCCGATGATCGCCGCGGGACGGGTCCGCCCACTGATCGGTGCGGAGCTACCCGTCCAGGACGCCGCCAAGGCGCATGCATTGCTGTCCTCCGGCGATGTCGCCGGAAAGGTGTTGCTGAAGGTGTCCGACAACAGTTAG
- a CDS encoding MarR family winged helix-turn-helix transcriptional regulator, translated as MEALMGGRTASSMPGLDIAEQKSWQNFLDSALRLYATLNRSLADSHGLTLNDVRLLDILDSSDSGSARMGDLAEGLMSLPSRVTRQIHRLEKLNLVNRVASQDDRRGVLATITDEGRALLADAMQTYGSEVRSHYLNRLSRSQITAMGENCRRISAGLQADGRAAKLGRV; from the coding sequence ATGGAAGCGTTGATGGGGGGGCGTACGGCAAGCTCGATGCCGGGCCTGGATATCGCCGAGCAGAAATCGTGGCAAAACTTTCTGGACTCGGCACTGCGGCTGTACGCAACATTGAACCGGTCGTTGGCCGACAGTCATGGACTGACGCTCAATGACGTGCGATTGCTCGACATTCTGGACAGTTCCGACAGTGGTTCGGCGCGGATGGGGGATCTCGCCGAGGGACTGATGTCACTGCCCAGTCGGGTCACCAGGCAGATTCACCGGTTGGAGAAGCTGAACCTGGTCAATCGGGTCGCCAGCCAGGATGACCGGCGCGGCGTGCTGGCGACCATCACCGACGAGGGCCGTGCCCTGCTGGCGGACGCCATGCAGACCTACGGCTCAGAGGTGCGCAGCCACTATCTGAACCGGTTGTCGCGCTCGCAGATCACCGCAATGGGCGAGAACTGCCGGCGGATCAGCGCCGGTCTACAGGCCGATGGGCGGGCCGCGAAACTCGGACGGGTGTAG